Part of the Nostoc sp. ATCC 53789 genome, TATTTTGGCTAGAATCAGCTAGTAAACCGAGTCCATCAACAGAGGATTCCTGAACTGTGAAATCTTCATCTTTTAAACCTTGAACGCAGATATCAAATAGTTCTTCAGGACAATTCATTTCAGCGATCGCAGCTAAAATGCTCCGCTTAACTAGCCAGTGGTCATCTTGATAAAATGCCATAACTAGATGAGAAACTGCGACTCTACCAAATAGCGACAAAGAATTTGCCGCCTCAGCTCGCACGTTGGGGGTATCGTCAAATTTCATAATTTGCATCAACGCAGCAAAAGATTCTGCTGATTGTTGATTACCCAAACCCCTAGCTACAAAAGAACGCACCAAAAATTCTGAGTCATGAAGTTTACTTGCTAAAAGAGGAACTGCAACTTCTGATTCATAATCATTGAGGGCTGCGATCGCCTTCAAACGATGGTGAAAATCTGGGTTCTTCAGTTCAGTTTGGATTTGATCGATTTCCATAGGTGCATTTGGTAGAGCTATCTTTACTTTATTTTACAGATGTCAAAAAATAGCGATCGCATTTGGGAAGATTTAACGCAATACCCTAAACTCTTAACCAATGACTCAATTAA contains:
- a CDS encoding HEAT repeat domain-containing protein gives rise to the protein MEIDQIQTELKNPDFHHRLKAIAALNDYESEVAVPLLASKLHDSEFLVRSFVARGLGNQQSAESFAALMQIMKFDDTPNVRAEAANSLSLFGRVAVSHLVMAFYQDDHWLVKRSILAAIAEMNCPEELFDICVQGLKDEDFTVQESSVDGLGLLADSSQNTAALSQMLTLVNDESWRMRVRVSYALKRFDEPEAKVALNQLRQDEDHRVVGAALEDLLPQ